One genomic window of Verrucomicrobiia bacterium includes the following:
- a CDS encoding L,D-transpeptidase — translation MATVWPVASKSPNSGNSGGGKKKSGGGSIISRMFVLLVLAIAGLCGWYWWQSNDPLRKEPPVIEKYVDVDAIKRAPGVLLSNENWQAVSNRVATNLPWADAKTNNSATPTNQPVRVSTNQIVRSPITNQVTRPTTNQTVVPPAIPIVTSNSTPVTNMVVEGARPVQTTLEAQVALARLGFSPGSVDGTTGYQTRAAIRGFQQRNGIPQSGELDAATKNALQIKLPLYTNYTVTSEDIGGLRALSKTWLGKSQQDKLGYETVLELVAEKFQSYPSLIKQLNQGVNWDDVSAGTVLTVPNITPPKPAGRAAYVSILLSARLMQVFDQKDRLIAQFPCSIAQKVDKRPIGVVRVKTAAENPNYRFNPEIFPESEEAKKIGKPLMIQPGPNNPVGVAWIGLDKPGYGIHGTPSPEAVGKTESHGCFRLANWNAAYLIKMIWVDMPVYVEP, via the coding sequence ATGGCTACAGTCTGGCCCGTGGCATCCAAGTCACCCAATAGCGGCAATAGTGGCGGCGGTAAAAAGAAGTCCGGCGGAGGTAGCATTATCTCCCGGATGTTCGTGCTGCTTGTATTGGCGATTGCGGGCTTGTGTGGCTGGTATTGGTGGCAATCGAACGATCCATTGCGAAAAGAGCCGCCTGTCATCGAAAAATATGTCGATGTAGATGCCATCAAGCGCGCTCCCGGTGTCTTGCTCTCCAATGAGAACTGGCAAGCCGTCTCCAACCGTGTCGCCACGAACCTCCCTTGGGCAGATGCAAAGACGAACAACTCTGCCACGCCGACGAATCAACCGGTTCGAGTATCGACCAATCAAATTGTCCGATCTCCTATCACCAATCAGGTCACCCGTCCAACGACCAACCAGACCGTTGTTCCTCCGGCCATCCCCATTGTCACCAGCAATAGCACTCCGGTCACTAACATGGTGGTGGAAGGAGCGCGTCCTGTGCAGACGACGTTGGAGGCGCAAGTTGCCTTGGCGCGACTTGGTTTTTCACCTGGCTCGGTTGATGGCACGACCGGTTATCAAACACGGGCGGCCATCCGTGGCTTCCAGCAGCGCAATGGCATTCCGCAAAGCGGGGAACTCGATGCGGCCACCAAGAATGCATTGCAGATCAAGCTGCCGCTTTACACGAACTATACCGTCACCAGCGAGGACATCGGTGGTCTACGGGCGTTGAGCAAGACATGGCTCGGCAAATCACAGCAGGACAAGCTGGGCTATGAGACGGTGCTGGAACTCGTAGCGGAGAAGTTTCAATCCTATCCCTCGCTCATCAAGCAGTTGAACCAAGGGGTGAATTGGGATGATGTGTCGGCGGGTACGGTGTTGACTGTGCCGAATATTACTCCGCCCAAACCGGCTGGTCGTGCGGCGTATGTCAGCATCTTGCTCTCAGCGCGGCTCATGCAGGTATTTGATCAGAAGGACCGGCTCATCGCGCAGTTCCCGTGCAGCATCGCGCAAAAGGTGGATAAGCGCCCCATCGGTGTGGTGCGCGTGAAGACAGCGGCGGAGAATCCGAATTACCGTTTCAATCCGGAGATTTTCCCTGAATCTGAAGAGGCTAAGAAGATCGGCAAGCCGCTCATGATCCAGCCGGGTCCGAATAATCCCGTGGGTGTCGCTTGGATCGGCCTCGATAAGCCGGGCTATGGCATCCACGGCACGCCTTCGCCGGAAGCAGTGGGGAAGACGGAGTCGCATGGGTGCTTCCGTTTGGCGAACTGGAACGCGGCTTATTTGATCAAGATGATCTGGGTGGACATGCCGGTGTATGTGGAACCGTAG
- a CDS encoding family 16 glycoside hydrolase yields MTRFLALAITAAYTQLHAADPKTLMTERGKLLLSEDFSKPIAAAKAEKGKPAAAGWRMAKGKWETVDGALKGIELKEDKHGAVARYPLEFKDVVIQYDVRVDGCRMTTLSINDTKEHVCRVLINKDGFTAQKDDHDHDGPDKALKFGTQKIEIKPGDWKTVVLEIKGQEMVAHIDGKAIAGAHELIATAKANLGFTVGGESASFRNLRVWEALPNEGWSKTKEKLTTAK; encoded by the coding sequence ATGACCCGTTTTCTGGCACTGGCCATCACCGCCGCTTACACCCAGCTCCACGCCGCCGATCCCAAGACCCTCATGACCGAGCGCGGCAAGCTGCTCCTCAGCGAAGATTTCTCCAAGCCCATCGCTGCCGCCAAGGCCGAGAAAGGCAAGCCTGCTGCTGCCGGTTGGCGTATGGCCAAAGGTAAATGGGAAACGGTGGATGGCGCCTTGAAAGGAATCGAACTCAAGGAAGACAAGCACGGCGCCGTCGCCCGTTATCCGTTGGAGTTCAAGGACGTGGTCATCCAATACGATGTGCGTGTGGATGGGTGCCGCATGACGACCCTCAGCATCAATGATACGAAAGAACACGTCTGCCGCGTGCTGATCAACAAAGACGGCTTCACAGCCCAGAAGGATGATCACGACCACGATGGCCCGGACAAGGCGTTGAAGTTCGGCACACAAAAGATCGAGATCAAACCGGGCGATTGGAAAACTGTGGTGCTGGAAATTAAAGGGCAGGAGATGGTCGCCCATATCGATGGCAAGGCGATCGCGGGAGCGCATGAGTTGATCGCCACCGCAAAAGCGAATCTGGGTTTCACCGTTGGCGGGGAGTCAGCTTCTTTCCGTAACTTGCGAGTCTGGGAGGCTTTGCCGAATGAAGGTTGGAGCAAGACCAAGGAGAAATTGACCACGGCAAAGTAG